A genomic segment from Aquila chrysaetos chrysaetos chromosome 11, bAquChr1.4, whole genome shotgun sequence encodes:
- the SLIT1 gene encoding slit homolog 1 protein isoform X2 encodes MAAPTPGGAAGVPAGLRAAAWLLACAALCRGRAAACPPLCACSGTTVDCHGTALRAVPKSIPRGTERLELNGNNITRINKNDFTGLKQLRVLQLMENQISTVERGAFDDMKELERLRLNRNQLHTLPELLFQNNQALSRLDLSENFIQAIPRKAFRGATDLKNLQLDKNQISCIEDGAFRALRGLEVLTLNNNNITSIPVSSFNHMPKLRTFRLHSNHLFCDCHLAWLSQWLRQRPTIGLFTQCAAPAQLRGLNVAEIQKNEFSCSGQTDPARAQLCSLSSGSCPAMCTCSNGIVDCRGKGLTAIPANLPETMTEIRLELNGIKSIPPGAFSPYKKLRRIDLSNNQISEIAPDAFQGLRSLNSLVLYGNKITDLPKGVFGGLFALQLLLLNANKINCVRADAFQDLQNLSLLSLYDNKIQSLAKGTFTSLRAIQTLHLAQNPFVCDCNLKWLADFLRTNPIETSGARCASPRRLANKRIGQIKSKKFRCSAKEQYFIPGTEDYQLNSECNSDVICPPKCRCESSVVECSNLKLTKIPERIPQSTAELRLNNNEISILEATGIFKKLPHLKKINLSNNKVSEIEDGAFEGASSVSELHLTVNQLESVRSGMFRGLDGLRTLMLRNNRISCIHNDSFTGLRNVRLLSLYDNQISTIAPGAFDTLQSLSTLNLLANPFNCNCQLAWLGDWLRKRKIVTGNPRCQNPDFLRQIPLQDVAFPDFRCEEGQEETSCIPRPQCPQECTCLDTVVRCSNKHLKALPKGIPKNVTELYLDGNQFAQVPGQLSTFKYLQLVDLSNNKISSLSNSSFTNMSQLTTLILSYNSLQCIPPLAFEGLRSLRLLSLHGNDISSLPEGIFTDVTSLSHLAIGANPLYCSCNLRWLSSWVKTGYKEPGIARCAGPPDMEGKLLLTTPAKKFECQGPPALSVQAKCNPCLSSPCQNQGTCHNDPLGFYRCACPSGYKGRDCEVALSGCSSNPCANGGTCQPQEGEGAGFRCLCLAGFEGPSCRAASDPCKEHSCENGGSCMPGATNYTCLCPAHYTGYFCEQPLDFCSAELSPCQHGSTCISTSQGPRCECVPGYVGSNCSEDFDDCQDHRCQNNARCLDEVNGYSCLCTEGYSGQLCEMPPRAAGQPGLCERAECQNGAPCVERGARALCQCLPGFGGPKCEKLLSVNFVDRDTYLQFTDLQDWPRANITLQVSTAEGNGILLYNGDSDHMAVELYQGHVRVSYDPGTHPSSAIYSAETINDGQFHTVELVTFDQMVNLSIDGGSPMTMDNSGKHYTLNSEAPLYVGGMPVDVNSAAFRLWQLLNGTSFHGCIRNLYINNELQDFTKTRMTPGVVPGCEPCRKLYCLHGICQPTGAQGPVCHCEPGWDGPHCDQPHGGPCHGHKCVHGLCLPLDALSYSCQCREGYQGALCNQPTEPPDPCRRRPCVHGHCRLTPGGQPACECHGGYTGVLCDQEPECHGEPVRDYHQVQRGYAICQTTRPVAWVECRGACGGPSTGCCTGLRLRRRKYAFECSNGATFVEEVEKPSKCGCSQCL; translated from the exons ggACCTGAGCGAGAACTTCATCCAGGCCATTCCCAGGAAGGCGTTCCGTGGGGCCACCGACCTCAAGAACCT GCAACTGGACAAGAACCAGATCAGCTGCATCGAGGATGGGGCTTTCCGTGCCCTGCGGGGGCTGGAGGTCCT GACCCTGAACAACAACAATATCACTTCCATCCCCGTGTCCAGCTTCAACCACATGCCCAAGCTGCGGACATT CCGCCTGCACTCCAACCACCTCTTCTGCGACTGCCACCTGGCCTGGCTCTCGCAGTGGCTGCGCCAGCGCCCCACCATCGGGCTCTTCACCCAGTGCGCCGCTCCGGCCCAGCTCCGCGGCCTCAACGTGGCTGAGATCCAGAAGAACGAGTTCAGCTGCTCCG GACAAACGGACCCGGCACGcgctcagctctgcagcttgtCCTCTGGCTCCTGCCCGGCCATGTGCACTTGCAGCAACGGCATTGTGGACTGTCGGGGCAAGGGGCTGACGGCCATCCCTGCCAACCTGCCCGAGACCATGACGGAGAT ACGCCTGGAGCTCAACGGCATCAAGTCCATCCCCCCAGGCGCCTTCTCCCCCTACAAGAAGCTGCGCAGGAT AGACCTGAGCAACAACCAGATCTCGGAGATTGCCCCCGACGCCTTCCAGGGGCTGCGCTCACTGAACTCCCT GGTGCTGTATGGCAACAAGATCACGGACCTCCCCAAAGGCGTCTTCGGGGGACTTTTTGCCCTGCAGCTTCT GCTCCTCAATGCCAACAAGATCAACTGCGTGCGGGCAGACGCCTTCCAGGACTTGCAGAACCTCTCGCTGCTCTCGCTCTATGACAACAAGATCCAGAGCCTGGCCAAGGGCACCTTCACCTCCCTGCGGGCCATCCAGACCCT GCACCTGGCCCAGAACCCCTTCGTCTGCGACTGCAACCTGAAGTGGCTGGCAGACTTCCTCCGCACCAACCCCATTGAGACCAGCGGCGCCCGCTGCGCCAGCCCCCGGCGCCTGGCCAACAAGCGCATCGGCCAGATCAAGAGCAAGAAGTTTCGCTGCTCGG ccaaAGAGCAGTATTTCATCCCAG GGACGGAGGATTACCAGCTGAACAGCGAGTGCAACAGCGATGTGATCTGCCCGCCGAAGTGCCGCTGCGAATCCAGCGTGGTTGAGTGCTCCAACCTGAAGCTCACCAAGATCCCAGAGCGCATCCCGCAGTCCACGGCAGAGCT GCGCCTGAACAACAATGAAATCTCCATCCTGGAGGCCACCGGCATCTTCAAGAAACTCCCGcatctgaagaaaat CAACCTCAGCAACAACAAGGTGTCGGAGATCGAGGATGGGGCATTCGAGGGGGCATCCTCCGTCAGTGAGCTGCATCTCACCGTCAACCAGCTGGAGTCTGTGCGGAGCGGCATGTTCAGGGGCCTAGACGGGCTGAGGACCCT gaTGCTGAGGAACAACCGCATCAGCTGCATCCACAACGACAGCTTCACGGGGCTGCGCAACGTCCGCCTGCTCTCCCTGTATGACAACCAGATCAGCACCATTGCGCCGGGCGCCTTTGACACGCTGCAGTCCCTCTCTACGCT GAACCTGCTCGCCAACCCCTTCAACTGCAACTGCCAGCTGGCCTGGCTGGGGGACTGGCTGCGCAAGAGGAAGATCGTGACGGGGAACCCGCGGTGCCAAAACCCCGACTTCCTCCGGCAGATCCCGCTCCAGGACGTGGCTTTCCCCGACTTCAGGTGTGAGGAAG GTCAGGAGGAGACCAGCTGCATCCCCCGGCCCCAGTGCCCGCAGGAGTGCACCTGCCTCGACACCGTTGTCCGCTGCAGCAACAAGCACCTCAAGGCCCTGCCCAAGGGGATCCCCAAGAACGTCACGGAGCT CTACCTGGATGGAAACCAGTTCGCTCAGGTCCCGGGGCAGCTCTCCACCTTCAAGTATCTGCAGCTTGT CGATCTGAGCAACAACAAGATCAGCTCCCTGAGCAACTCCTCCTTCACCAACATGAGCCAGCTCACCACCCT GATCCTCAGCTACAACTCCCTGCAGTGCATCCCTCCGCTGGCCTTCGAGGGCCTCCGTTCCCTCCGGCTGCT GTCTCTCCACGGCAATGACATCTCCAGCCTCCCTGAGGGTATCTTCACAGACGTCACCTCCCTGTCCCACCT AGCCATCGGGGCCAACCCCCTGTACTGCAGCTGCAACCTGCGCTGGCTCTCCAGCTGGGTCAAGACGGGGTACAAGGAGCCAGGCATCGCCCGCTGTGCTGGGCCCCCTGACATGGAAGGCAAGCTGCTGCTCACCACCCCCGCCAAGAAGTTTGAGTGCCAAG GCCCACCCGCCCTGAGCGTCCAGGCCAAGTGCAACCCCTGCctctccagcccctgccagAACCAGGGCACCTGCCACAACGACCCCCTTGGCTTCTACCGCTGCGCCTGCCCCAGCGGCTACAAG GGCAGGGACTGCGAGGTGGCACTCAGCGGCTGCTCCTCCAACCCCTGTGCCAACGGGGGGAcctgccagccccaggagggggaaggagccGGGTTCAG ATGCCTGTGCCTGGCGGGCTTTGAGGGCCCGAGCTGCCGCGCTGCCAGCGACCCCTGCAAGGAGCACAGCTGCGAGAACGGGGGGTCCTGCATGCCTGGTGCCACCAACTACACCTGCCTGTGCCCTGCCCACTACACAG GGTATTTCTGTGAGCAGCCGCTGGATTTCTGCTCAGCCGAGCTCAGCCCGTGCCAGCACGGCTCCACCTGCATCTCTACCAGCCAGGGGCCCAG GTGCGAGTGCGTGCCCGGCTACGTGGGGAGCAACTGCAGCGAGGACTTCGACGACTGCCAGGACCACCGGTGCCAGAACAACGCCCGCTGCCTGGACGAGGTGAACGGCTACTCCTGCCTCTGCACCGAGGGCTACAG TGGCCAGCTCTGTGAGATGCCGCCCCGTGCCGCCGGCCAGCCCGGCCTCTGCGAGCGAGCCGAGTGCCAGAACGGGGCCCCGTGCGTGGAGCGGGGCGCCCGTGCCCTCTGCCAGTGCCTGCCCGGCTTCGGTGGCCCCaagtgcgagaagctgctgagCGTCAACTTTGTGGACCGTGACACATACCTGCAGTTCACCGACCTGCAGGACTGGCCCCGGGCCAACATCACCCTGCAg GTCTCCACAGCTGAAGGCAACGGCATCCTGCTGTACAATGGTGACAGCGACCACATGGCCGTGGAGCTGTACCAGGGCCACGTCAGGGTCAGCTACGATCCCGGCACCCACCCCAGCTCGGCCATCTACAG CGCCGAGACCATCAACGACGGGCAGTTCCACACTGTGGAGCTGGTGACCTTCGACCAGATGGTGAACCTCTCCATCGACGGTGGCAGCCCCATGACCATGGACAACTCGGGCAAGCACTACACGCTGAACAGCGAGGCCCCCCTCTATGTGGGAG ggaTGCCTGTGGACGTCAACTCGGCCGCCTTCCGCCTCTGGCAGCTCCTCAACGGCACCAGCTTCCACGGGTGCATCCGCAACCTCTACATCAACAACGAGCTGCAGGACTTCACCAAGACGCGGATGACGCCGGGGGTGGTGCCGGGCTGCGAGCCCTGCCGCAAGCTCTACTGCCTGCACGGCATCTGCCAGCCCACCGGCGCCCAGGGCCCCGTCTGCCACTGCGAGCCCGGCTGGGACGGGCCCCACTGCGACCAGCCCCATGGCGGCCCCTGCCACGGGCACAA GTGCGTGCACGGGCTGTGCCTGCCCCTCGACGCCCTCTCCTACAGCTGCCAGTGCCGCGAGGGCTACCAGGGTGCTCTCTGCAACCAGCCCACCGAGCCGCCCGAcccctgccgccgccggccctgcGTCCACGGCCACTGCCGCCTCACCCCGGGCGGCCAGCCCGCCTGCGAGTGCCACGGCGGCTACACCGGAGTCCTCTGCGACCAAG AGCCGGAGTGCCACGGGGAGCCGGTGCGGGACTACCACCAGGTGCAGCGGGGCTACGCCATCTGCCAGACGACGCGGCCGGTGGCCTGGGTGGAGTGCCGGGGGGCCTGCGGCGGCCCCAGCACCGGCTGCTGCACCGGGCTGCGGCTCCGGCGCAGGAAATACGCCTTCGAGTGCAGCAATGGTGCGACCTTcgtggaggaggtggagaagcCCAGCAAGTGCGGCTGCAGCCAGTGCCTGTGA
- the SLIT1 gene encoding slit homolog 1 protein isoform X1: MAAPTPGGAAGVPAGLRAAAWLLACAALCRGRAAACPPLCACSGTTVDCHGTALRAVPKSIPRGTERLELNGNNITRINKNDFTGLKQLRVLQLMENQISTVERGAFDDMKELERLRLNRNQLHTLPELLFQNNQALSRLDLSENFIQAIPRKAFRGATDLKNLQLDKNQISCIEDGAFRALRGLEVLTLNNNNITSIPVSSFNHMPKLRTFRLHSNHLFCDCHLAWLSQWLRQRPTIGLFTQCAAPAQLRGLNVAEIQKNEFSCSGQTDPARAQLCSLSSGSCPAMCTCSNGIVDCRGKGLTAIPANLPETMTEIRLELNGIKSIPPGAFSPYKKLRRIDLSNNQISEIAPDAFQGLRSLNSLVLYGNKITDLPKGVFGGLFALQLLLLNANKINCVRADAFQDLQNLSLLSLYDNKIQSLAKGTFTSLRAIQTLHLAQNPFVCDCNLKWLADFLRTNPIETSGARCASPRRLANKRIGQIKSKKFRCSAKEQYFIPGTEDYQLNSECNSDVICPPKCRCESSVVECSNLKLTKIPERIPQSTAELRLNNNEISILEATGIFKKLPHLKKINLSNNKVSEIEDGAFEGASSVSELHLTVNQLESVRSGMFRGLDGLRTLMLRNNRISCIHNDSFTGLRNVRLLSLYDNQISTIAPGAFDTLQSLSTLNLLANPFNCNCQLAWLGDWLRKRKIVTGNPRCQNPDFLRQIPLQDVAFPDFRCEEGQEETSCIPRPQCPQECTCLDTVVRCSNKHLKALPKGIPKNVTELYLDGNQFAQVPGQLSTFKYLQLVDLSNNKISSLSNSSFTNMSQLTTLILSYNSLQCIPPLAFEGLRSLRLLSLHGNDISSLPEGIFTDVTSLSHLAIGANPLYCSCNLRWLSSWVKTGYKEPGIARCAGPPDMEGKLLLTTPAKKFECQGPPALSVQAKCNPCLSSPCQNQGTCHNDPLGFYRCACPSGYKGRDCEVALSGCSSNPCANGGTCQPQEGEGAGFRCLCLAGFEGPSCRAASDPCKEHSCENGGSCMPGATNYTCLCPAHYTGYFCEQPLDFCSAELSPCQHGSTCISTSQGPRCECVPGYVGSNCSEDFDDCQDHRCQNNARCLDEVNGYSCLCTEGYSGQLCEMPPRAAGQPGLCERAECQNGAPCVERGARALCQCLPGFGGPKCEKLLSVNFVDRDTYLQFTDLQDWPRANITLQVRAGGVVCVCGHWEGGIEGGALGMWAPTSSPCQVSTAEGNGILLYNGDSDHMAVELYQGHVRVSYDPGTHPSSAIYSAETINDGQFHTVELVTFDQMVNLSIDGGSPMTMDNSGKHYTLNSEAPLYVGGMPVDVNSAAFRLWQLLNGTSFHGCIRNLYINNELQDFTKTRMTPGVVPGCEPCRKLYCLHGICQPTGAQGPVCHCEPGWDGPHCDQPHGGPCHGHKCVHGLCLPLDALSYSCQCREGYQGALCNQPTEPPDPCRRRPCVHGHCRLTPGGQPACECHGGYTGVLCDQEPECHGEPVRDYHQVQRGYAICQTTRPVAWVECRGACGGPSTGCCTGLRLRRRKYAFECSNGATFVEEVEKPSKCGCSQCL; encoded by the exons ggACCTGAGCGAGAACTTCATCCAGGCCATTCCCAGGAAGGCGTTCCGTGGGGCCACCGACCTCAAGAACCT GCAACTGGACAAGAACCAGATCAGCTGCATCGAGGATGGGGCTTTCCGTGCCCTGCGGGGGCTGGAGGTCCT GACCCTGAACAACAACAATATCACTTCCATCCCCGTGTCCAGCTTCAACCACATGCCCAAGCTGCGGACATT CCGCCTGCACTCCAACCACCTCTTCTGCGACTGCCACCTGGCCTGGCTCTCGCAGTGGCTGCGCCAGCGCCCCACCATCGGGCTCTTCACCCAGTGCGCCGCTCCGGCCCAGCTCCGCGGCCTCAACGTGGCTGAGATCCAGAAGAACGAGTTCAGCTGCTCCG GACAAACGGACCCGGCACGcgctcagctctgcagcttgtCCTCTGGCTCCTGCCCGGCCATGTGCACTTGCAGCAACGGCATTGTGGACTGTCGGGGCAAGGGGCTGACGGCCATCCCTGCCAACCTGCCCGAGACCATGACGGAGAT ACGCCTGGAGCTCAACGGCATCAAGTCCATCCCCCCAGGCGCCTTCTCCCCCTACAAGAAGCTGCGCAGGAT AGACCTGAGCAACAACCAGATCTCGGAGATTGCCCCCGACGCCTTCCAGGGGCTGCGCTCACTGAACTCCCT GGTGCTGTATGGCAACAAGATCACGGACCTCCCCAAAGGCGTCTTCGGGGGACTTTTTGCCCTGCAGCTTCT GCTCCTCAATGCCAACAAGATCAACTGCGTGCGGGCAGACGCCTTCCAGGACTTGCAGAACCTCTCGCTGCTCTCGCTCTATGACAACAAGATCCAGAGCCTGGCCAAGGGCACCTTCACCTCCCTGCGGGCCATCCAGACCCT GCACCTGGCCCAGAACCCCTTCGTCTGCGACTGCAACCTGAAGTGGCTGGCAGACTTCCTCCGCACCAACCCCATTGAGACCAGCGGCGCCCGCTGCGCCAGCCCCCGGCGCCTGGCCAACAAGCGCATCGGCCAGATCAAGAGCAAGAAGTTTCGCTGCTCGG ccaaAGAGCAGTATTTCATCCCAG GGACGGAGGATTACCAGCTGAACAGCGAGTGCAACAGCGATGTGATCTGCCCGCCGAAGTGCCGCTGCGAATCCAGCGTGGTTGAGTGCTCCAACCTGAAGCTCACCAAGATCCCAGAGCGCATCCCGCAGTCCACGGCAGAGCT GCGCCTGAACAACAATGAAATCTCCATCCTGGAGGCCACCGGCATCTTCAAGAAACTCCCGcatctgaagaaaat CAACCTCAGCAACAACAAGGTGTCGGAGATCGAGGATGGGGCATTCGAGGGGGCATCCTCCGTCAGTGAGCTGCATCTCACCGTCAACCAGCTGGAGTCTGTGCGGAGCGGCATGTTCAGGGGCCTAGACGGGCTGAGGACCCT gaTGCTGAGGAACAACCGCATCAGCTGCATCCACAACGACAGCTTCACGGGGCTGCGCAACGTCCGCCTGCTCTCCCTGTATGACAACCAGATCAGCACCATTGCGCCGGGCGCCTTTGACACGCTGCAGTCCCTCTCTACGCT GAACCTGCTCGCCAACCCCTTCAACTGCAACTGCCAGCTGGCCTGGCTGGGGGACTGGCTGCGCAAGAGGAAGATCGTGACGGGGAACCCGCGGTGCCAAAACCCCGACTTCCTCCGGCAGATCCCGCTCCAGGACGTGGCTTTCCCCGACTTCAGGTGTGAGGAAG GTCAGGAGGAGACCAGCTGCATCCCCCGGCCCCAGTGCCCGCAGGAGTGCACCTGCCTCGACACCGTTGTCCGCTGCAGCAACAAGCACCTCAAGGCCCTGCCCAAGGGGATCCCCAAGAACGTCACGGAGCT CTACCTGGATGGAAACCAGTTCGCTCAGGTCCCGGGGCAGCTCTCCACCTTCAAGTATCTGCAGCTTGT CGATCTGAGCAACAACAAGATCAGCTCCCTGAGCAACTCCTCCTTCACCAACATGAGCCAGCTCACCACCCT GATCCTCAGCTACAACTCCCTGCAGTGCATCCCTCCGCTGGCCTTCGAGGGCCTCCGTTCCCTCCGGCTGCT GTCTCTCCACGGCAATGACATCTCCAGCCTCCCTGAGGGTATCTTCACAGACGTCACCTCCCTGTCCCACCT AGCCATCGGGGCCAACCCCCTGTACTGCAGCTGCAACCTGCGCTGGCTCTCCAGCTGGGTCAAGACGGGGTACAAGGAGCCAGGCATCGCCCGCTGTGCTGGGCCCCCTGACATGGAAGGCAAGCTGCTGCTCACCACCCCCGCCAAGAAGTTTGAGTGCCAAG GCCCACCCGCCCTGAGCGTCCAGGCCAAGTGCAACCCCTGCctctccagcccctgccagAACCAGGGCACCTGCCACAACGACCCCCTTGGCTTCTACCGCTGCGCCTGCCCCAGCGGCTACAAG GGCAGGGACTGCGAGGTGGCACTCAGCGGCTGCTCCTCCAACCCCTGTGCCAACGGGGGGAcctgccagccccaggagggggaaggagccGGGTTCAG ATGCCTGTGCCTGGCGGGCTTTGAGGGCCCGAGCTGCCGCGCTGCCAGCGACCCCTGCAAGGAGCACAGCTGCGAGAACGGGGGGTCCTGCATGCCTGGTGCCACCAACTACACCTGCCTGTGCCCTGCCCACTACACAG GGTATTTCTGTGAGCAGCCGCTGGATTTCTGCTCAGCCGAGCTCAGCCCGTGCCAGCACGGCTCCACCTGCATCTCTACCAGCCAGGGGCCCAG GTGCGAGTGCGTGCCCGGCTACGTGGGGAGCAACTGCAGCGAGGACTTCGACGACTGCCAGGACCACCGGTGCCAGAACAACGCCCGCTGCCTGGACGAGGTGAACGGCTACTCCTGCCTCTGCACCGAGGGCTACAG TGGCCAGCTCTGTGAGATGCCGCCCCGTGCCGCCGGCCAGCCCGGCCTCTGCGAGCGAGCCGAGTGCCAGAACGGGGCCCCGTGCGTGGAGCGGGGCGCCCGTGCCCTCTGCCAGTGCCTGCCCGGCTTCGGTGGCCCCaagtgcgagaagctgctgagCGTCAACTTTGTGGACCGTGACACATACCTGCAGTTCACCGACCTGCAGGACTGGCCCCGGGCCAACATCACCCTGCAggtgagggctgggggggtggtgtgtgtttgtgggcATTGGGAGGGTGGCATCGAGGGTGGTGCCCTGGGGATGTGGGCTCCCACCTCTTCCCCCTGCCAGGTCTCCACAGCTGAAGGCAACGGCATCCTGCTGTACAATGGTGACAGCGACCACATGGCCGTGGAGCTGTACCAGGGCCACGTCAGGGTCAGCTACGATCCCGGCACCCACCCCAGCTCGGCCATCTACAG CGCCGAGACCATCAACGACGGGCAGTTCCACACTGTGGAGCTGGTGACCTTCGACCAGATGGTGAACCTCTCCATCGACGGTGGCAGCCCCATGACCATGGACAACTCGGGCAAGCACTACACGCTGAACAGCGAGGCCCCCCTCTATGTGGGAG ggaTGCCTGTGGACGTCAACTCGGCCGCCTTCCGCCTCTGGCAGCTCCTCAACGGCACCAGCTTCCACGGGTGCATCCGCAACCTCTACATCAACAACGAGCTGCAGGACTTCACCAAGACGCGGATGACGCCGGGGGTGGTGCCGGGCTGCGAGCCCTGCCGCAAGCTCTACTGCCTGCACGGCATCTGCCAGCCCACCGGCGCCCAGGGCCCCGTCTGCCACTGCGAGCCCGGCTGGGACGGGCCCCACTGCGACCAGCCCCATGGCGGCCCCTGCCACGGGCACAA GTGCGTGCACGGGCTGTGCCTGCCCCTCGACGCCCTCTCCTACAGCTGCCAGTGCCGCGAGGGCTACCAGGGTGCTCTCTGCAACCAGCCCACCGAGCCGCCCGAcccctgccgccgccggccctgcGTCCACGGCCACTGCCGCCTCACCCCGGGCGGCCAGCCCGCCTGCGAGTGCCACGGCGGCTACACCGGAGTCCTCTGCGACCAAG AGCCGGAGTGCCACGGGGAGCCGGTGCGGGACTACCACCAGGTGCAGCGGGGCTACGCCATCTGCCAGACGACGCGGCCGGTGGCCTGGGTGGAGTGCCGGGGGGCCTGCGGCGGCCCCAGCACCGGCTGCTGCACCGGGCTGCGGCTCCGGCGCAGGAAATACGCCTTCGAGTGCAGCAATGGTGCGACCTTcgtggaggaggtggagaagcCCAGCAAGTGCGGCTGCAGCCAGTGCCTGTGA